A portion of the Vreelandella subglaciescola genome contains these proteins:
- the slyA gene encoding transcriptional regulator SlyA, with protein MATSLGFRIARLPHLWRSILDRRLAPLGLTQTRWVTLYHLWRMGDGQPQCDLARAIGVEAPSLVRTLGQLEDQGLIERRACESDRRTKRLYLTAEAMPLLEKIGRVADDARQEMLAGLSEDDIEQLDRWLAIIEDNGLTLQERDQTADTCD; from the coding sequence ATGGCTACGTCACTTGGTTTTCGCATTGCCCGTCTTCCCCATCTCTGGCGCTCCATTCTGGACCGGCGTCTGGCGCCTCTGGGGCTGACCCAGACGCGCTGGGTCACGCTGTATCATCTCTGGCGCATGGGCGACGGTCAGCCACAGTGTGATCTGGCTCGCGCCATCGGCGTCGAGGCGCCGTCGCTGGTGCGTACGCTTGGCCAGCTGGAGGATCAGGGCCTGATTGAACGCCGCGCCTGCGAAAGCGACCGGCGTACCAAGCGTCTGTATCTGACCGCCGAGGCCATGCCGCTACTGGAAAAAATCGGCCGCGTCGCTGATGACGCCCGCCAGGAAATGCTCGCCGGTTTAAGCGAAGACGATATCGAACAGCTGGATCGCTGGCTAGCTATTATCGAAGACAACGGCCTGACGCTACAGGAGCGCGATCAGACCGCGGATACGTGCGACTAA